GGCCCTTGTAGTCGTCGGCGGCGAGGGCGGAGTTCAGCTCCTTCGGCGCCTGCGTGAAGACGTCGCGCGCGAAGGTGCGGGCGATGCCGTACTTCACATCGGCGGCGGTGATCGGCGTGCCGTCCTCGTACTTCAGGCCGTCCTTGAGCGTGTAGGTCCAGGTGAGGCCGTCTTCCGAGGCGGTGCCGGTGTCGGTCGCCAGATCGGCGACGATCGTCGGCGGCTCGCCCGCGGTCTCCTTCGCCATCGTCAGGGTGCGGTAGTAGAGCTGGCCGACGTTCGCGGTCTGCACGTAGTTGCTGTTGCCGGGATCGAGGGTCATGAAGTCGCTCGACATCAGCACGTTGACGTTGCCGCCGGCTTCATCGAAACCCGGCTGGACGATGTGCGCGGCATACGGATCCTTCGAGCCGGTGGGCGCGGACTGCCCGTTCTGGGCGGTGACGCTGGTGCAGCCGGTGACGACCAGGGCGATGGCCACGGTCGCAGCGGCGAGCAGGGGACTGCGGTGTCTCATGACTCGTTCTCTTTCGGTGAGGGTCGGGTGTTCGGGGTCGGGAGGGTCAGTTGCGGGAGGCCTTGGGATCGAGCGCATCGCGCACGGCGTCGCCGAGAAGGTTGAAGGCGAGCACCGTGATGATGAGGGCGGTGCCGGGCACGATGAGGAACCAGGGGTCGCTGAGGTACCAGTTGCCTGCCTGGGCGGCGTTGAGCATCTGCCCCCAGGAGGGGGTCGGGTCCTTCACGCCGACGCCGAGGAACGACAGCGCGGCCTCGGCGGAGATGTTCGCGGGGATCATCATGGTCGCGTAGACGAGGACGACACCGAGGACGTTCGGGATCACCTGACGGAAGATGATCGTCCGGTGCGAGGCGCCGTACGACTTCGCCGCCTCGATGTACTCCTGCTCGCGGATGCTGAGCACCTGCCCGCGGACGACCCGTGCCAGGTACGCCCAGCCGAAGAAGCCGAGGATCAGAACGAGCGACGCGATCGGAACGAAGCTGCCCTGGCCGAGCGGGGTGTCCCGCAGCCGGGACTGCAGGATCGGGGTGAGGGAGAGCACCAGGAGCAGGTGCGGGAACGCCAGGAACAGATCGATGATGCGGCTGATGACCATGTCGACCTTGCCGCCGAAGTAGCCGGCCGCGGCGCCGAGAACGGTGCCGAGGACGACCGAGACCACGGTCGACAGGAGGGCGATCAGCAGGGAGACCTGCGCTCCGTAGGCGATGCGCGCGAAGATGTCGCGTCCGAGTCCCGGCTCGACGCCGAGCCAGTGCTCCACCGACGGGTACATGTATGCGGGCAGGGGCAGGCCGGGGGTGTTGAAGTTGTCGAGGACGTCGGGCCCGGTGTTCGTGGTGAACGGGTCTTGGCCTTCGATCGCGACCAGCACGGGGGCGAGGAGGGCGAAGAGCACGATCGCGACCACGACTCCGAAGGAGACGAGGGCGACCGGACTCCGGCGGATGCGCAACCAGGCCGTGCCGAGAAGCGAGCGTCCGGTCGCGATCTTCGGCGGCGCTGTGGGCAGCGCCTCCGTCTTCGGGGTCAGCGTCTGGGAGTCCGTCACGATCTTCCTTGATGGTTCGGGGAGCGGGTGCTCAGAATTGTATACCAGCGTTCGCGATGTTGGGATACCAAAATTCAGAAAATCCCGAGTTTCAGTCTTAGAAGTCGACGGTGCTTGAAGAGCTGGAGTGGCGTGGGGTAGATTTTGGATACCAAATCGCATCTCAGATCATCGGGGCTCTCATGCGCACACTTCTCACCGCCGACCACGTGCTGGTGTTCGACGGCACCTCCCACCGGGAGATCCGGACGGGGGCCGTGGTCGTCGAAGACGATCTGATCGTCTTCGCCGGTCCCGCTGAGAGCGCGCCGTCCGACATCGACGAACGCATCGACCTCGGCGAGAGCCTGCTGATGCCGGGGCTCATCGATCTGGATGCGCTCACCGACATCGACCACCTGATCCTGGACGCCTGGGGTACACGCGAGCAGGCTGCTCGTCTGCAGTGGTCGGAGGAGTACTTCGATGCGCGGCACCACGTCTTCGACGACGATGAGCGCGCTCGCATCCGCGAGATCGCCCTCGTGCAGCTCGCCCTGCACGGCATCACGAGCTACATGCCCATCGCATCGGAGGTGCACTCGGTCTGGGCGGAGTCGGCGGCCGATCTGCACCGGATGGCGTCCTTCTCGCGCACGCTCGGTCTGCGCGGATTCCTCGGCCCGTCCTATCGCTCGGGCGTGAACGTCGTCACGGCCGAGGGTGAGCGTGTGGTGCGCTTCGCGCCGGACGAGGGAGAGGCCGGGCTCGCCGACGCCGTCCGCTTCCATGACGAGATGGCCGCGCTCGGCGACCCACTGCTCACGCCGGTCTTCCTGCCCTGCCGTATCGAGACGCTGACTCCCGAGCTTCTCTCGGCGACGGCCGTGGCGGCTGCGGAGCGTGGCGCGATCGTGAGGTTGCACGCGTTGCAGGGTGAGGTGGAGCGCGAACTGATCCTGGAAGAGCACGGCTGCACGCCGCTCGACCTGATCGAGGAACGAGGGCTCCTGAACGATCGCCTCATCGTTCCGCACGGCGTGTTCCTCGACGTGAACCCGCGTGTGCACGGTGAGGACAGGGGCGATCTCGCCCGTCTCGTCGCGGCCGGGGTGTCGATCGTGCACTGCCCGTTGACCAACGCGCGCTACGGCTCGGAGCTCGAGACGTTCGGGCGGTATCGCGATGCCGGGGTGAATATCGCCCTCGGCACGGACTCGTTCCCGCCCGACCTCATCCGCGGCATCGACACCGGTGTGTCGGTTGCGAAGGTGCAAAACGGCAGTCTCGCTGCCGGTGACCTCGCCGGATACGTCGATGCGGTGACGCTCGGCGGTGCGAAGGCGCTCCACCGAGCGGACCTCGGTCGGATCTCCGTCGGCGCCCAGGCCGACCTGACGGCCTTCCGACTGGACGACGTGCGGATGGGTGCTGTGGAGGACCCGCTGCGCACTCTGGTCCTCAACGGCACGGCCCGCGATGCCTGCCTGACGATGGTCGCCGGCAGGGTCGTCATGCGCGACGGCAGGATCGACGGCATCGACCTCGACGCGATTCGCGACGACACGCAGATCCTCTTCGCGCGTATGCGGAACGCCTACACTGGGCGCGACCATCGGTGCGGAACGACGGGCGAGCTCTTCCCTCCGGTCTTCCCCCTCCATGCCTGACATCCCGAGAGGTTCCGCGATGAGTTCCGACAGCACGATCACCGATGGATCCGCCCTCGCCGAGCGGGTCTATCGCGGCGTGCTGCACAGGATCATCGTCGGGGAGCTCACGCCGGGGGCGTGGCTGAAGGAGAGGGACCTCTCCGAGCGGTTCGAGGTCTCACGCGTGCCCGTCCGTCAAGCGCTGCAGCGTCTGGAGACCGAGGGATTCGTCGTCGCCACGCGCAACAAGGGAGCCAGTGTCACTCCGGTGACGAGAGCCGACGTCGAGGAGCTCTACGACGCGCGTCTGTGCATCGAACCCTATGCCACGCGGCACGCCGCGCAGCGTGTGCACTCGGGAGCAGCCAGCGCCGATCGGCTGCGCGAGCTTCTCGAGCGCGCTCTCGCGCCGGGGGAGACGGTGGAGCTGGGGGAGTCCAATCTCGGCTTCCACCTCGAGATCGTCCGGCTCTCGGGGAACCGCATCCTCGAACGCAGTCTCGCGCCGATGCTCGGTCGGATGCAGTGGATCTTCGGGATCACGCATGCCACGCGCGAGCAGGAGCACGCGGTGGAGCATCAGCAGCTGCTCGATGCGATCGTCGCCGGTCGCGGAGAGGTCGCCGCCGCCCAGGCCTACGCGCACATCGAGCAGGGTCGAGAGCCCATCATCGAAGCCCTCGCCGAGGCGCTCCACTGGTAGCGAGGGGTTGACCCCCTCCCGGGTTTCCGATAGGAAAGTAGAAAGCTTTCCATACGGAAAGTGGAGGAGGTTCGACGTGCAGCAGAAGCCGATTCCCGGTCAGGATGCCCTCGATCCGCCCGATGCCGACGTCGCGCGCCAGTATCTGGCGGCCGCGGATGCGGTGGTGGAGCGCCGGGACCGTGCCATCGACCGACGCGCGCTCGCCGGGCTCCAGATGGTCAATGCGGCTGTCACGGCCGGGTATCTCGTGGCGTTCGCGCTCGTCCTCCGGCAGGACGACGTCCTCGCCTCCCAGGTGATCCTGTTCACGTTCCTGGTGTGGGTGCAGCTGGCGAGCGGGATGGCTCAGCGCCACGGGATGCAGTGGCGCTGGAGTGCTTCACGGTGGCCGCTTCTTCTGGGTGGCGGCGTCGTTCTCGTCGGCGCGGTCCTCGTGTTCGGATTCGTGGCGTTGGATACGAGGCTCCCCGTCGGCATGCTGCTCATCCCGGCGGGCTTGGTCCTGGTGGGTATAGGAGGTTACGGCGCGGTTCAGCTCGTGCGCGCGGCCGGTGATCCGCGACCCCCGCGGCCTTCACCCCTCGCGCTCCCCACCGCCCTTCGGTGGGGGACTGTTCTCGTCGGCGTCGTACTCGGTGTGCTGACCATGCTCGCCGGAGCGCCCGACGGTGTGCTCAGGAGCGTGATCACGCTCCTGGTGATGCTGGCGCTGTTCACCTGGCTGGTGGTGTTCAACACACCCGTGGGCCTGCCCGCCGTCGGGGCCTCGTGGCGCTGGCCGCACGTCACGGCCTTCCTTCTGGCGGCCTGCGTCCCCGTGGCACTCGTGCTCGGCGGAGACGTGCTCGGTGATCGGGGGCTCGCGGGCGTCGTCGGCGGCGCGGTCGTGATGGTGCTCGTCATCGTCGCGTCCTTCATCCCCGGGCGGGCGAGCCGTGGCTGAGTCGCCCCCGAGGCCCCATCCGCGGACGCAGCTGGACGACAACTTCGCCTCACCGATCCGGTTCTCGCTCATGGCCGCGCTCGGTGACGGCATGGAGCTCGACTTCCCGGCGCTCCGCGACATCCTCCAGTGCGGCGACTCGCCCCTGAGCAAGGCCATCACGCATCTGCAGGCAGCCGGCTACGTGCTCGCGCGCAAAGGCACCGTCGGGGGCCGTTCGCGCACCTGGGTGCGGTCGACGAAGACGGGACGTGACGCCTTCGCGGCGCATCTCCAGGCGCTGCGCGAGATCGTCGCCCTCGGCGGCGCACAGATGCTGTGACCCTTCGGTCAGACCGGGGCGCCCACGAGGTCGGCGTGGTGGATGGCGGCGACGTCGGGGTGCGCGCGCAGACGTGATTTGAGCGCGTTCTCCCCGTA
The DNA window shown above is from Microbacterium maritypicum and carries:
- a CDS encoding ABC transporter permease, producing the protein MTDSQTLTPKTEALPTAPPKIATGRSLLGTAWLRIRRSPVALVSFGVVVAIVLFALLAPVLVAIEGQDPFTTNTGPDVLDNFNTPGLPLPAYMYPSVEHWLGVEPGLGRDIFARIAYGAQVSLLIALLSTVVSVVLGTVLGAAAGYFGGKVDMVISRIIDLFLAFPHLLLVLSLTPILQSRLRDTPLGQGSFVPIASLVLILGFFGWAYLARVVRGQVLSIREQEYIEAAKSYGASHRTIIFRQVIPNVLGVVLVYATMMIPANISAEAALSFLGVGVKDPTPSWGQMLNAAQAGNWYLSDPWFLIVPGTALIITVLAFNLLGDAVRDALDPKASRN
- a CDS encoding chlorohydrolase family protein; the protein is MRTLLTADHVLVFDGTSHREIRTGAVVVEDDLIVFAGPAESAPSDIDERIDLGESLLMPGLIDLDALTDIDHLILDAWGTREQAARLQWSEEYFDARHHVFDDDERARIREIALVQLALHGITSYMPIASEVHSVWAESAADLHRMASFSRTLGLRGFLGPSYRSGVNVVTAEGERVVRFAPDEGEAGLADAVRFHDEMAALGDPLLTPVFLPCRIETLTPELLSATAVAAAERGAIVRLHALQGEVERELILEEHGCTPLDLIEERGLLNDRLIVPHGVFLDVNPRVHGEDRGDLARLVAAGVSIVHCPLTNARYGSELETFGRYRDAGVNIALGTDSFPPDLIRGIDTGVSVAKVQNGSLAAGDLAGYVDAVTLGGAKALHRADLGRISVGAQADLTAFRLDDVRMGAVEDPLRTLVLNGTARDACLTMVAGRVVMRDGRIDGIDLDAIRDDTQILFARMRNAYTGRDHRCGTTGELFPPVFPLHA
- a CDS encoding GntR family transcriptional regulator, encoding MSSDSTITDGSALAERVYRGVLHRIIVGELTPGAWLKERDLSERFEVSRVPVRQALQRLETEGFVVATRNKGASVTPVTRADVEELYDARLCIEPYATRHAAQRVHSGAASADRLRELLERALAPGETVELGESNLGFHLEIVRLSGNRILERSLAPMLGRMQWIFGITHATREQEHAVEHQQLLDAIVAGRGEVAAAQAYAHIEQGREPIIEALAEALHW
- a CDS encoding transcriptional regulator, yielding MAESPPRPHPRTQLDDNFASPIRFSLMAALGDGMELDFPALRDILQCGDSPLSKAITHLQAAGYVLARKGTVGGRSRTWVRSTKTGRDAFAAHLQALREIVALGGAQML